The following are encoded together in the Streptomyces sp. NBC_00341 genome:
- a CDS encoding TetR/AcrR family transcriptional regulator, producing MTAGLSAHHQRLAQRKREAITAAATKLFLERGYDGTSLAKIAQEAVVSKSTLFKQFPTKAALFEAIVTEYWKGGPDPAAPATQPGDLRAGLSAIGRQYAELIGRPAMAALFRIVIAELPRFPELGRAQFELGKLPYFISVQHYLDAEHAAGTAVVPDAESATNQFLGMIANYVLWPRMLLADWSPAPADVDRAVEEAVTTMLARYARGAGDPQHS from the coding sequence ATGACCGCAGGACTCTCCGCGCACCATCAACGACTCGCTCAGCGCAAGCGCGAGGCGATCACCGCAGCGGCCACGAAGCTGTTCCTGGAGCGGGGCTACGACGGGACCTCACTGGCGAAGATCGCGCAGGAAGCGGTCGTCTCGAAGTCCACGCTGTTCAAGCAGTTCCCCACCAAGGCCGCGCTCTTCGAGGCCATCGTCACCGAGTACTGGAAGGGCGGGCCGGACCCGGCGGCGCCCGCGACGCAGCCCGGGGACCTGCGCGCCGGCCTGAGCGCGATCGGCCGCCAGTACGCCGAGCTGATCGGCCGGCCCGCGATGGCGGCCCTCTTCCGGATCGTCATCGCCGAACTGCCGCGCTTCCCGGAATTGGGACGGGCTCAGTTCGAGCTGGGCAAGCTGCCCTACTTCATCTCCGTCCAGCACTACCTGGACGCCGAGCACGCCGCGGGCACCGCGGTGGTGCCCGACGCGGAGAGCGCCACCAACCAGTTCCTCGGAATGATCGCCAACTACGTCCTGTGGCCGCGGATGCTGCTCGCCGACTGGAGCCCCGCACCTGCCGACGTCGACCGCGCCGTCGAGGAGGCGGTCACGACGATGCTCGCCCGCTACGCCCGCGGCGCCGGCGACCCGCAGCACTCCTGA
- a CDS encoding glycoside hydrolase family 97 catalytic domain-containing protein — MRRRNLRAGPMALMAAAVSAALALGSANPASAHPDNVVSAHSGRAATSWTVQRGGPTAVVTLDRADGSLDFSVRQHGRTVLEPAPVGVVTERADLTSGLRLLHRDSRAVNETYTTTVGKQLRRSVHMNESRFAFEGKDGARLDLVVRASDDGVAYRYVLPGKDGVTIEHEASAFRLPASSPAWLSSYAAPHEQPYDRTTAASAGSGEYGYPALFQVGAENVLLAESDLDGRYSGSRLVHEQGSGRYEVALADKDVHSDGPLATPWRTAVIGDLATVTESTLIDDLAPPSRIRDTSWIKPGKVAWSWLAGFSEAQRSLETQEKFVDYAAAHGWQYALVDDGWKTTDWMPQLMDYAKRRGVKILLWMAWTDLDTAAERDAQLDKVKKWGAAGLKIDFMDSDTRERYQWYDEILKATAERELVVDFHGSTIPNGIQRTWPQVMSMEAVHGAEQGNVRADNIATLPFTRNVVGSMDFTPMGFQFGQRNTSDAAELALSVIFESGLQNFAGSIEEYRARPELARFLEQVPTVWDETKLLKGSAPGRSAGFARRSGARWFLGEMAAGSARTHQVPLDFLSGGKWRVDLVRDGSDGLVRESRLLTRHDTLKVPGAENGGFVAIACRAVPGRASCDEPVRHVPSGTLTVDPQQTVADPGTEVKLDGSFAIDESGPVTDVTLGAKAPEGWSVEGPGATAAELATGQPLTAGWRITVPKQPAYGWTEIPVTVTYRDPAAGATAPKLSLRRQARVFVSPPGIDYVSDLPFSAESNGWGPVERDTSNGESAEGDGGPLRIGDRTYDKGLGTHAPSEVTVDLGGAYDRFSADAGIDEEKSDKGSVVFEVIGDGKALGTSGTMGPNDAAHAFDIDVTGVQQLTLRVTDGGDGNDSDHADWADARLHTAAGSARR; from the coding sequence ATGAGACGGCGAAACCTACGTGCCGGCCCCATGGCCCTGATGGCCGCGGCGGTCAGCGCCGCACTGGCCCTGGGTTCGGCCAATCCGGCGAGCGCGCACCCCGACAACGTTGTCAGCGCGCATTCCGGCCGCGCGGCCACGTCATGGACCGTGCAGCGCGGCGGGCCCACCGCGGTCGTCACCCTCGACCGGGCCGACGGCTCGCTCGACTTCTCCGTCCGGCAACACGGACGGACGGTCCTGGAACCCGCGCCCGTCGGTGTGGTCACCGAGCGGGCGGATCTGACCTCGGGACTGCGCCTGCTGCACCGTGACAGCCGGGCCGTCAACGAGACGTACACGACGACCGTCGGCAAGCAGCTCCGGCGGTCCGTCCACATGAACGAGTCGCGGTTCGCATTCGAGGGGAAGGACGGTGCACGCCTCGACCTGGTGGTCCGGGCCTCCGACGACGGCGTGGCATACCGCTATGTGCTGCCCGGCAAGGACGGCGTGACCATCGAGCACGAGGCCTCCGCCTTCCGGCTCCCGGCCTCCTCGCCGGCCTGGCTCAGCTCCTACGCCGCCCCTCACGAGCAGCCTTACGACCGGACCACGGCGGCCTCCGCGGGCAGCGGCGAGTACGGCTACCCGGCACTCTTCCAGGTGGGCGCCGAGAACGTCCTGCTCGCCGAATCGGACCTCGACGGCCGGTACTCCGGCAGCCGTCTCGTACACGAACAGGGCAGCGGACGCTACGAGGTGGCCCTGGCCGACAAGGACGTCCACTCGGACGGGCCGCTCGCCACCCCGTGGCGCACCGCCGTAATCGGCGATCTCGCGACCGTCACCGAGTCCACCCTCATCGACGACCTGGCGCCGCCGTCCCGGATCCGCGACACCTCCTGGATCAAACCCGGGAAGGTCGCCTGGTCATGGCTGGCCGGGTTCAGCGAGGCCCAGCGCAGCCTTGAGACGCAGGAGAAGTTCGTGGACTACGCCGCGGCGCACGGGTGGCAGTACGCCCTCGTCGACGACGGCTGGAAGACCACGGACTGGATGCCGCAGCTCATGGACTACGCGAAACGGCGCGGAGTGAAGATCCTGCTGTGGATGGCCTGGACGGACCTCGACACCGCCGCCGAGCGTGACGCCCAGCTGGACAAGGTCAAGAAATGGGGCGCCGCGGGACTCAAGATCGACTTCATGGACTCCGACACCCGTGAGCGTTATCAGTGGTACGACGAAATACTCAAGGCAACGGCCGAGCGCGAACTCGTCGTCGACTTCCACGGCTCCACGATCCCGAACGGCATCCAGCGCACCTGGCCGCAGGTGATGTCGATGGAGGCGGTGCACGGCGCCGAGCAGGGCAACGTCCGGGCCGACAACATCGCGACGCTGCCGTTCACCCGTAACGTCGTCGGGTCGATGGACTTCACCCCGATGGGTTTCCAGTTCGGTCAGCGCAACACATCCGATGCGGCGGAACTGGCCCTGTCCGTCATATTCGAGTCGGGTCTGCAGAACTTCGCGGGCAGCATCGAGGAGTACCGGGCCCGTCCTGAACTGGCCCGCTTCCTGGAGCAGGTACCGACGGTCTGGGACGAGACGAAGCTGCTCAAGGGCAGCGCGCCCGGTCGGAGCGCCGGCTTCGCACGACGCAGTGGCGCCCGATGGTTCCTGGGTGAGATGGCCGCAGGCTCGGCTCGCACCCACCAGGTGCCGCTGGACTTCCTGAGCGGCGGGAAGTGGCGCGTCGATCTGGTCCGCGACGGCTCGGACGGTCTGGTCCGGGAGAGCCGACTGCTCACGCGCCACGACACCCTGAAGGTACCGGGTGCCGAGAACGGTGGATTCGTCGCGATCGCCTGCCGTGCTGTGCCCGGCCGGGCCAGTTGCGACGAGCCCGTACGCCATGTCCCCTCGGGCACGCTGACGGTGGACCCCCAGCAGACCGTGGCGGATCCGGGCACGGAGGTGAAGCTCGACGGCAGCTTCGCGATCGACGAGTCCGGTCCGGTCACCGATGTCACCCTGGGCGCGAAGGCCCCGGAGGGCTGGAGCGTCGAGGGGCCGGGGGCGACCGCCGCCGAGCTGGCCACCGGTCAGCCGCTGACCGCGGGCTGGCGGATCACTGTGCCGAAGCAGCCCGCCTACGGCTGGACGGAAATTCCGGTCACCGTCACCTATCGGGACCCGGCCGCGGGGGCGACAGCCCCGAAACTGAGCCTGCGGAGGCAGGCCCGTGTCTTCGTGTCACCGCCCGGCATCGACTACGTCAGCGATCTCCCCTTCTCGGCGGAGAGCAACGGCTGGGGACCGGTCGAGCGGGACACGTCCAACGGCGAGTCGGCCGAGGGTGACGGGGGCCCGCTGCGTATCGGCGACCGGACCTACGACAAGGGGCTCGGCACACACGCGCCCTCCGAGGTGACGGTCGACCTGGGCGGTGCCTATGACCGTTTCAGCGCCGACGCCGGCATCGACGAGGAGAAGTCGGACAAGGGTTCCGTCGTCTTCGAAGTCATCGGCGACGGGAAGGCACTGGGCACGAGCGGGACCATGGGCCCGAATGACGCCGCCCATGCCTTCGACATCGACGTCACCGGCGTGCAGCAGCTGACCCTGCGCGTGACGGACGGCGGCGACGGCAACGACTCGGACCACGCGGACTGGGCCGACGCAAGGCTGCACACCGCAGCCGGCTCCGCCCGCCGGTAA